A window of Piliocolobus tephrosceles isolate RC106 chromosome 13, ASM277652v3, whole genome shotgun sequence contains these coding sequences:
- the FGF3 gene encoding fibroblast growth factor 3, translating into MGLIWLLLLSLLEPGWPAAGPGARLRRDAGGRGGVYEHLGGAPRRRKLYCATKFHLQLHPSGRVNGSLENSAYSILEITAVEVGIVAIRGLFSGRYLAMNKRGRLYASEHYSAECEFVERIHELGYNTYASRLYRTVSSTPGARRQPSADRLWYVSVNGKGRPRRGFKTRRTQKSSLFLPRVLDHRDHEMVRQLQGGLPRPPGKGTQARRRRQKQSLGGLEPSHVQAPRLGSQLEATAH; encoded by the exons ATGGGCCTAATCTGGCTGCTGCTGCTCAGCCTGCTGGAGCCGGGCTGGCCCGCAGCGGGTCCTGGGGCGCGGTTGCGGCGCGATGCGGGCGGCCGCGGCGGCGTCTACGAGCACCTTGGCGGGGCGCCCCGGCGCCGCAAGCTCTACTGCGCCACGAAGTTCCACCTCCAGCTGCACCCGAGCGGCCGCGTCAACGGCAGCCTGGAGAACAGCGCCTACA GTATTCTGGAGATCACAGCAGTGGAAGTGGGCATTGTGGCCATCAGGGGTCTCTTCTCCGGGCGGTACCTGGCCATGAACAAGAGGGGACGACTCTATGCTTCG GAGCACTACAGCGCCGAGTGCGAGTTTGTGGAGCGGATCCACGAGCTGGGCTATAACACGTACGCCTCCCGGCTGTACCGGACGGTGTCTAGTACACCTGGGGCCCGGCGGCAGCCCAGCGCGGACAGACTGTGGTATGTGTCTGTGAACGGCAAGGGCCGGCCCCGCAGGGGCTTCAAAACCCGCCGCACGCAGAAGTCCTCCCTGTTCCTGCCCCGCGTGCTGGACCACAGGGACCACGAGATGGTGCGGCAGCTGCAGGGTGGGCTGCCTAGACCCCCTGGTAAGGGGACCCAGGCCCGACGGCGGCGGCAGAAGCAGAGCCTGGGTGGCCTGGAGCCCTCCCATGTTCAGGCCCCGAGACTGGGCTCCCAGCTGGAGGCCACTGCGcactag